The Acomys russatus chromosome 18, mAcoRus1.1, whole genome shotgun sequence genome includes a region encoding these proteins:
- the Fdft1 gene encoding squalene synthase, whose product MEFVKCLGHPEEFYNLLRFRMGGQRKFIPKMDQDSLSSSLKTCYKYLNQTSRSFAVVIQALDGEIRHAVCVFYLVLRALDTVEDDMTISVEKKIPLLCNFHTFLYDPEWRFTESKEKDRQVLEDFPTISLEFRNLAEKYQKVIADICHKMGCGMAEFVDKHVTSKQDWDKYCHYVAGLVGIGLSRLFSASEFEDPLVGEDTECANSMGLFLQKTNIIRDYLEDQKEGREFWPQEVWGRYVKKLEDFAKPENIDVAVQCLNELITNTLQHIPHVITYLSRLRNQSVFNFCAIPQVMAIATLAACYNNQQVFKGVVKIRKGQAVTLMMDATNMPAVKAIIYQYIEEIYHRIPISDPSSSKTKEIISTIRTQNLPNCQLISRSHYSPIYLSFVMLLAALSWQYLSTLSQVTEDYVQTGDH is encoded by the exons ATGGAGTTTGTGAAATGCCTAGGCCACCCGGAGGAGTTCTACAACCTGCTGCGATTCCGCATGGGAGGCCAGCGGAAGTTCATACCCAAGATGGACCAG GACTCACTCAGCAGCAGCTTGAAGACCTGCTACAAGTATCTGAACCAGACCAGTCGAAGTTTCGCCGTTGTTATCCAGGCTCTGGATGGGGAAATTCG CCACGcggtgtgtgtgttttatctggTTCTCCGGGCTCTGGACACTGTGGAGGACGACATGACCATCAGTGTGGAGAAGAAGATCCCTCTGCTGTGCAACTTTCACACCTTCCTCTATGACCCAGAGTGGCGGTTCACGGAGAGCAAGGAGAAGGACCGCCAAGTGCTGGAGGACTTCCCCACG ATCTCCCTGGAGTTTAGAAATTTGGCTGAGAAATACCAAAAAGTGATTGCTGACATCTGCCACAAAATGGGATGTGGGATGGCAGAATTTGTGGACAAGCATGTGACCTCCAAACAGGACTGGGACAAG TATTGCCACTATGTTGCTGGGCTGGTGGGAATCGGCCTTTCTCGTCTATTCTCGGCCTCAGAGTTTGAAGACCCCTTAGTTGGTGAAGACACAGAGTGTGCCAACTCGATGGGTCTGTTCCTGCAGAAAACAAATATCATTCGTGATTATCTGGAAgaccagaaagaaggaagagagtttTGGCCTCAAGAG GTGTGGGGCAGGTACGTTAAGAAGCTGGAAGACTTTGCTAAACCAGAGAACATAGATGTGGCCGTGCAGTGCTTGAACGAACTCATAACCAATACCTTGCAACACATCCCCCACGTCATCACCTACCTGTCAAGGCTCCGGAACCAAAGCGTGTTTAACTTCTGTGCTATTCCACAG GTGATGGCCATTGCTACACTGGCTGCCTGCTACAATAATCAGCAGGTATTCAAAGGGGTAGTGAAGATTCGGAAGGGGCAAGCAGTTACACTCATGATGGATGCCACCAACATGCCAGCTGTCAAAGCTATCATATACCAGTATATAGAAGAG ATTTATCACCGGATCCCCATCTCAGACCCGTCTTCTAGCAAAACCAAGGAGATCATCTCCACCATCAGGACACAGAACCTTCCCAACTGCCAGCTCATCTCCCGAAGCCACTACTCCCCCATTTACCTGTCATTTGTCATGCTCTTGGCTGCCCTGAGCTGGCAGTACCTGAGCACCCTGTCCCAGGTCACAGAAGACTATGTCCAGACAGGAGATCACTGA
- the Neil2 gene encoding endonuclease 8-like 2 — MPEGPSVRKFHHLVTPFVGQKVVQTGGSSKKLLPATFQSLWLQDAQVHGKKLFLRFDPDEESEPHSSNPQSVRGVWKEEAMGPELALGPSAQETSPGPSGSGDPVPSGSDGPFGLGGQNPLADVQRWLEMRFGLFGSIRVNEFSRAKNANKRGDWRDPVPRLVLHFGGGGFLAFYNCQMSWSPPPVLEPTCDILSEKFHRGQALEALSQAQPVCYTLLDQRYFSGLGNIIKNEALYRAGIHPLSLGSLLTPSSLGALVDHVVEFSTRWLQDKFQGKKQHTQIYQREQCPSGHQVRKEMFGPPGGLQRLTWWCPQCQPHLSSEEPQNLLSS, encoded by the exons ATGCCAGAAGGGCCATCTGTGAGGAAGTTCCACCACCTTGTCACCCCTTTTGTGGGCCAGAAGGTGGTCCAGACAGGGGGCAGCAGTAAGAAGCTACTCCCTGCCACTTTTCAGTCTCTGTGGCTCCAGGATGCCCAG gtgcatggaaaaaaattattcctTCGGTTTGATCCAGATGAGGAGTCGGAGCCACACAGCAGCAACCCACAGTCTGTACGAGGGGTATGGAAAGAGGAGGCCATGGGCCCAGAGCTGGCTTTGGGGCCCAGTGCTCAGGAAACCTCACCAGGCCCCTCTGGATCTGGGGATCCTGTTCCCAGTGGGTCTGATGGCCCCTTTGGTCTTGGGGGACAGAACCCTTTAGCAGATGTCCAGAGGTGGCTGGAGATGAGGTTTGGCTTGTTTGGCAGTATCCGGGTGAATGAATTCTCCAGAgcaaagaacgctaacaaaagaGGCGACTGGAGAGACCCAGTGCCCAG ACTGGTACTCCATTTTGGTGGGGGTGGCTTCCTGGCATTTTATAATTGCCAGATGTCATGGAGCCCTCCCCCAGTGCTTGAGCCCACCTGCGACATCTTGTCCGAAAAATTCCATCGAGGACAAGCCTTGGAAGCTCTAAGCCAGGCTCAGCCTGTGTGCTACACTCTATTGGACCAGAGATACTTCTCAGGATTAG GCAACATTATAAAGAACGAAGCCTTGTACAGAGCAGGGATCCATCCCCTCTCCCTTGGTTCACTCCTGACTCCTTCCTCCCTGGGCGCCCTCGTGGATCACGTGGTGGAGTTCAGCACACGTTGGCTTCAGGACAAATTCCAAGGCAAGAAACAGCACACACAGATCTACCAGAGGGAACAGTGTCCTTCTGGTCACCAGGTCAGGAAAGAGATGTTTGGGCCCCCGGGTGGGCTTCAGAGGCTCACCTGGTGGTGCCCTCAGTGCCAGCCCCATCTGTCGTCTGAGGAGCCACAGAATCTGCTGTCCTCCTAA